DNA sequence from the Manihot esculenta cultivar AM560-2 chromosome 11, M.esculenta_v8, whole genome shotgun sequence genome:
tgacaatctcaagtttaAGAATTAATTCATAACTATTATGAGATTCACTAATAACACTaatccatgtagtgatctcagtgtgactctattcaatactttattctctaacaagtgtCTATGgtattgatttatatcattatacacataatcatctcatgattatcaatcaatatacATATTAgtcatatatattattatctttataataataagaatcatgaatataaatcattattatataatatataaacaaataataatgatgataAAACCTCTTtgttaataacaaaaataacaatTATCACAAAATctctttattaataaaaaaaattaataacataaGGGTGCAAATTAATGGTTTAAGGCACATATAATAATAAGTACGATATGAGCTATCATCGTAAGATAGGGTCACATGATAAGAGTCTGATAAGCCGATGTGCGGTCCCACTTATGGAAAGAAAGTTCCAAACATCGTAATACCTGGTtgttcatcaagactcgccctctccttaAAGAGATTGAATCATCatataaagttaccgttagcgGATATAATTCAGCAAATTTCTATTACACTAGTAATTATGGGATTTTCGATCAATTAGCTGGTGGAATTTCTTATTTATTAGCCAACACTCttcgaatttttaaaaaaaattgtaattaagtaaatcagtataaaaattaataattgcaAAAATAAAGGTACgaaattctaataaaattattcttaaattctaaataattttttacattcgTCTTATTTTTCAGTTTACTAATTTGACCATTAAAGTGGCTTGTAGGCATTATCTACCTCGTTTTCTTTCTCTTATAAATTGATCAATCACAGTATACAGTATAGTTCGACTACGTCACTAATTTAGTGGGTAATTTATACAAATAATATACCAATTTAAAAGTTGTAATAATGAAGGATAAAAAGTTTATTTGTAATATAAAATCACCTTCAATTTCTATTAAATAACGTAAATGCTCATTTCACTTACGCTCACATGTTTCTAAATTAATTTGTGGcaattgttatatatatatatatatctctaatatttaattaactcaataatattttaaacaaaaattcaaacaaattatttaattgatttttttaaaaaaattaaaaattatgcatgagagaaaattatatatatagaaatataATTTACCAAGTACTACAGTcaataaattaactaaaaaattattatgtaaaatgagttttatttcatttaaataaaaattaaagtaattttatgtaaaaatgaAGTTACGTTACAATTCCTAAATTGGTATGCTGCCTCATAAAAATATcctaaatttattgattttgccCTTGATGCTGCAGTTCCACTAAAAAGGTTAGACCCTACCATAGGACCCTCTTCcaacattaaatattaaagatgATGAAGCAAGACGATCGCCTCCTACCTTTCACTCCAAATTAATGATTATGTCGTTTCGTTTTTAAATTTCTCAAGTTAACAGCATTGCATCCAATTAACtaaagttcaaaaaaaaaatcttaacatTATGCCTTAAACTTCAGGAAATATTCCTCTTCCATGTCCAATAGAGAAGAAAAATCTGAATCCAAAAACTTGCAATTCCGGCAAACCCATCTTTTCTCCAATTTCCCACATCACACCACACCACCCACGCAATCCTACTCAAAATCTTCACATTACACAAAAGCCCCAAAAGTGggaggaagaaaaggaaaaaagaaaaacagctAAAATAAcccaaaaattataatatagaaataaGAATTCTTTTACACATGGAACACTTGGAAATTTAACAAGAGAATCTCTGAAGTGAGTGGTTTACAATCTGGATGGGAGAGAAAGTGAATGTCTGTCAGCTTTCCCCAACAAAAGGCAAAATCCAAGCAACCACCGCCGAGAGAGCCCGCAAATCTGCTACCAATACACATTAAACAAACAGCAGGAGCAGCGACCAAGCAAAATTAACCACAGAGACAGATTCCTAGTGTTACAAGCAAAGCAAAGAGATCAAGAGAAACACAGCCAGTAGTGCAGATTTTAGAGCAGTAGGAGAGGCAGTCTTGTGAGAGTCTCCCATGGCCAAACCAGCTAACCATGATCCATCCGCTAACATGGCTTCTCCAGAACCAGAACTTGAACCAGTTGTGGATCCATATACCGACGCAGAGCCAGAATCTGAACTTGATCCAGAGTACTCGAGCCCTGATCCTGACACTCCACCTGGGGTGGTTGTTGCTGCTGTCATTGGTGTTGAATAGCTTGAAGATTTTTGGCTGCATCCCACATGTGAAAACAATCAATTCCCTCACCaagaatatttatttatcatcATAAATGCCAAAATTGGCAGTAACCCACCAATGTAATTCCCTTATAACATGATTAAGTATTTAACAAacagaaagaaaaattaaactaatcatACAAAAGGGAATCTTTGGCATTGTCAGTTTGCCACCATCTGGCTCCACACCAAGATTTATTTTCCCAATTTATGCTTAGAAtacaaaacataaaagaaaatccTTCATAAATAAAAATCTTGGGCCAACCCAGTAAAAATGAACTAAACTTTAAATCTCTCACCAGTTCATGGTGTCTCAGTCTCAAGTTGCAATTTCTCTCCACaagatgaaaataaaaactaacacatttattttttcttagaaATTAGTGCTGAGACAACACTTGACAACATAAAAAGCAAAGCTTCAAAGCAAAGAAAACAAAAGATGGAGATTAGCTTTATCTTTAGACAACTACCCAAAATTCTATACTCAAGAATAGCAAGGAGTATTAACCACACACTCAAAATCTAGTTAAAATGCTGATAAATATTGAAGAGAGCATTTTTACCTTGGGGAAGAGGGGCAAAACGTCACCGTGTAATCGGCGCCGGTACATGTAAAAGTACTGGTAGCATCATCATATGCGTAGCTATACGATCTAGGACACGCAGCCTTGAACATCTCCGAATAAACCGACGGCCTACATGTCGCGGGTGTGTTAAACGCTCCGCTACAACAGTATTCTGGACTCCCAAAGGCCTCGCACGCGCTCTTGCAAGCGTTACCGTCACCTACCCTGAGCTCTGCTGGACACTGTCTGTTCAGATCCGTGGAACAACCCGTAGAAGCGCACATACCCGACCCGCCACTCCCTTCAACGACCATGGGTAGATTGTAGCCGTCCACAAGGCTGACATCATAGAAGTCCTGTCCACCGGAACCAAGTGTGAACTCAGCCAGGGTAGCAGGCGGGGCAGCTCCGAGTCCGTTGCACTCAACTTGGCCCGAACCACAGTCTCCAGTGAGACAGCTTCCGGATCCAGAGTCGTCAAAGGTGCAGCCGGTTCTGGCCCAGAAGCGGCCGGACCAACCTGTAGGGGCTTGAAAAGAAAGGGAAGAATCCTTTGGGAGCTCAAATCCAGTGCTGTCAAGTCTAGGACTGCCGGCATTGGCTAGAATACCAGGCCAGACAGTGTAGTCACATTTGTTGACAAAAGTGAAGCTAGCACCTATTACTCCTACAAACACAAAGCCGAGAACCCAATAAGAACTATGGCTAATGCAAGTGAAAAATGCAGAGAAATCAACAGTTGAAAACCCATTAAAAACGTTTTTATCCGACCATTCTTCGAAACACCGGGCAGAAACCAGTAGAAAAAGTTCAATGTTTTTGTcatatgaagaagaaaaggttcAAGCAAAATGTGTGATAAGAGTGCGTTTTGACAATTTTTACCTCTAGAAGTCGTAAGCAGAACTACAAAGCTGAGAATCAGGAAGGAGCGGCAGGAGAAGGGATCCATGTAGGTTCCTTCGCTCTTGtgcttaatttttttcaaaattcttcTTTACTTAAGAATGTGTTATGTTTAGAGGTTAGTGGTTATGGCCCAGGTGTTGCGGTAATGATGGTGCTGGTGTATTGAGATTGTAATGGAGAAGGAAAAGGACAACGCAGGGCCTGAAGCCCTGATGAGAGATGGACGGAGAAGGGTTCCTCGGAAGTAAcaagtgagagagagagaggggacaAGGAATGAGCTGGAGAGAGGTACAATAATAGGGCCTGTGCTTCTCTCTCTAGTCTCTGCCTGTCTCTCTTTGTCTAATATTACTACTGTATGAGATATAATTGTCAAAAAAAATTACTCTTTTTTTCCGCTCTTCTCCGCAGTCCGCGCGGTTCTTTACTCTACTCCGTGTTTGATTGACGGTAGAAGAAGGCTAAGGCCATATGCATATTAGCCACTTAAATAGGTGTTAAGCTGTTTCGGtagttattaattatttcattaacaGTTAATGGTTAATAATTAGAaattagatattaaaatttataaattactatctccatctcataatttttatttattttttattttttaattattttaaaattattattaattttttatattataataatatataaattaactattataatttaattttatttttaaaaaattttttaaaattttttttaatatttaataaaatttaatatcgttaaaataaatattttaaaaaattaataaaaaatttaaacactgCCGCTAAGGAACTGTTGGTAAATTAATTACACTCTTATTGTTTATTAATTGCCTTTGTAAGTGCTTATTTGTTTTTAAATGAGCGTGAGTTTATAAAGTTAATtctctattaaatattttctatcctcatttattctttaataaataaattattatttaaattttaatatttatataaacattATGAATGAAGAGTAATATATCTTTTTCttgaaatttaatatatctATTACTCTCCTTAATTCATGTTTGaaaacttaatttaattatttatcatttaagatttttatacataaattaaggagatcaataaatataataaatttcaacacaaatagagataaaaaaaaaaaactcattctattcataatttttgctcattttaaattttcacatatattaaaaaaatataattattttaataaaaaaataattttttatactaaatttttatatttaaaaaatttactaattaatttttttattaattattttactatttaatttttataattttaaaaaatttattagttgatctctcaaaattttaaaaaatttactaattaattttcatatattaaaaatatttaaattttttataatatttaacaactaaaattaagaataaaattaattgataaactttttaaaatataaaatatgtttgaatatattttttaaaattaaataatcaattaataaatttcttcctataaaaattaaatagtaatacaAATAGTAATGCgctttaaattttactttaccTCATCACTTCTCACTTAAATCTCATGTGTAAGTGTAAAAGATaagattaaattattgttaCCTCTCTTTATACGCTGTCTTTCTCACCTTTTTAAcgtaagaaaaaagaaaactacccctcattatttttctattaatttactCCTTCCTTCTCAAAAGATGCAATTTCCCTTTCAATTTCTACCCTTTTTACCCTTATTCTACCTTACATTATTATGTTTGGTTGGAGAGAAAAGAGTCCATAAAAATgagtaataattaatttaggtaaataaagttaaaaagagAATAGAGCGAggacaattaaaatttaaaaagaaatgtaAGTTTAAAAGAAGTAAATTAGTTGAATAGTAAAGGAGGGTAATGGATATTAAAATTTGAACAATTATCTTATATTCTCTTCCAAAAACCCAATtggaatttaagaaaaataagtatTTCAATGCTAAGGGAGGATTAGGCTTGTTCTTCCTCACTTTCATTTACACCTCTCAATTCCTAGTTCAAGTTTCTAGTGCAAGTTTGTATCTGAAACTTAGAATTTGGAAACAGTAACACAACTCTTAACTACTCCTACCAAACTTTACGGTCACCGCTAGAAAATGTTAATGAGAGTCACTGCCATAAGAAATTAGAGACTAACAAACTAAGCATATTGTGGatttctatctttttttttcctttgtgaAATTCACTATCATGCAAACAATAGTCATTGAGAAAGTGAGAGAAATCAGGAGAGCTAAAGAAATGAATCAAATACAATAACATTTTGTCAAACACATTATGTGCTGACTCTAAGCAACCACAAGAGGCATAGAAATGAGTTTAATTGTAAAACGATCATATTGGAACCCAATTTTTAAAATCTGGACATGTACTATGGTCATTTATAAGAAAGGGAAGAGGTCAAAGAGAACTGGAGAAATGAATCAATAGCTCCTTTTTAGCATTTTGTCAAACTCATTTTGTGCCGACTCTAGACAACCACAACAGGCATAGAGATGAATCAAACTATTATTACAAGAACCATCATATTGGAACCCAAGTTTAAACATCTAGACATATGCTTGTTTCCTTTCATACAAGGCATAAGCTTTCAAAATGAAAGGGAAATTATGTTTATCCTGTTATAAAATACTTTCTCCATGATGCAAAATCTTGTCAAATTTCTTTGACAATAAAAGATCCATCAACAAGGCTTTCTTTGTCTGTATTACCAAATCCTCCCATAAAATAATCCAAGAAATTAGAATTTCAAATTATCTGAGATAAAATTTCCTCTACTTCTATGGTAAGTTGAAATTCAGACGTAAATCATGATAcaaatttttattctaaatgTGGATTCAACCGAATGATCCGGATAGAATTTCAATAGCtcatcaatttatttataaggAAATATAGTAAAAAGGATCTCCAATCATAGTGGAATCTAGAGTTCCAGTATTATTTCATCTCTAGAGTTTCAATATTATTTCAACTCTAGAGTTTCAATATTATTTCAACTCTAGAGTTTCAATATTATTTCAACGCTATAGTTTCAATATTATTTCAACTCTGAGTATATAAATAGCATATCGGTAACCATCCAGTATGATTATTGATGTTCTTTCATTAgcaatttatttctctttcaatcCTTCTCCAACTTAAGTATTAGAGTAGTTGCATCAATCAACTAGACCACTGCCACTAATCTTTGAATTTGCAAACCTGATCTAATAATCTGGAGAATTTACTCATAGTAGCATCATTTATCAAAAGTAAATTTTTCAATAAGTGACAAAATTCaaggactaattagtagattcTAATATAGTATAACGACGAGGGGTAAGTATTACACTTTCCTACCCTCTATCAATTTTTCTCATACATCTAAATGGATGTAAGGAAGGGAAAGATGAGACAATTGTTTAAATTTCAGTATTCGTTATCTTTCCTTACCCTTCCATTGGTTCATCCCTTTTCAAACAAACACTTTCTTTATTATAACCTACCTTTAACTTCTCATACCTTCCATTAATTATCCTTTTCTCGTTGCATCCAAACTAAATCTTACCTCTTTTTTTGacattagttattttttttcttgtctaatataaaaaaaatgttagTAGGGTAACACAATTCTCATAGTCTTGAGCCTTATTAATAAGAATTATGCAAATCAAACTTATTTTACTATACTTCATCAATTTTAATACTTTATTAAGAatcgaataaaaaattatattatactaaaattgacaccgaaatcaattttatatgtattttgttttaatatgtatataaatatatgagaCCTGAGAACTCTTGTGTCTAAAAAGAATATCACTTCTTTTTTGTTAAAGATAGATTTCCATTGATGACAATTCAAAgctaaaaatattcaaattgagataaaaaaaactaaaaaacccCATGAACCAAGTCGCATCTAATATAATTAAGAGGCTCATGATTCAAAGCTCAAAGCCTTAGCTAACATCGCATGAGAGAGGCTTAGACAAGGATGTCTCCATCTTATAAATATTGAAGCCTCGAGCGTGATATCCAAAGCTAATCTACCACATATTAAAGCACTCTAATGACCACTGGCTCTCTGTTACTCGGGCCGCAGTCGAGTCCACATAGGAGAGTTAGGCCGTAACCTATCAAAACTCAATACGCAAGCCTGTCCTCCAGTACGCAGTCCAGACCACGCTCGGACAGGCCAGGCAGAATGGGGCTCGAGCCCAACAGAGAAGAATCCAACTCACCTGGCTTTATAGGTCAGTGGAGGGAATAGACCCCTACACATGAGGACCATGTCAGCACGGGCGCTGGAGGAGATTAAATAGCCGCCTGATGATGGAGAAAGGGGGCAGTACGTCCATACATATGATTCTGTATGATAACGACATGTGGTACTGTAGCAAGGTGGCGGTTATACATCACTAGaggataaaaaggaaaaaggataaAGGAAGAGGGCGTGAACCATTCAGACTAAGCTTACACACACATACCCAAAACTCTACCCTCTtctagatctcagatcatcaattggcgccgtctgtggaaaatgaaggagatcttttcatcactggagttttcatcctcataacacccgctgagatccacatggccaaCCACCGTGAAAACCACACCCGAAACACCCCAAATGGCCTAAGTTTCACCCATGAAGGTCCACAGTTTTTATTTTCTGGCTCTACAGTCCCATTAAACCAACCACCTGTATTGCTTAATCCCTTGCCGAACTCAGCAGGGAACGTGCCTAGAACTACCATGTCCGACCAACAGCTACAGCACATGGCTCTCCAACTACAAAACACTGTCCATTGGCTGGGGCAAATGTTACAGCAAAGGGGACTCAACACCCCATTGAGCGTACCACCAATGGCCGAGGGCTTCAACGTTAATGAACCCCAGCCTATCTTGAACCACCAAGTTCCTCAGCAAAGCAGTAGGAGGACAGGGGAGAAAGATGGAAAGGCTTGTAGAAGAAATGAGCCCATAGTTAGAGTAAGGAACCGGGTAGTGAGAGAGCTCATCGAAAATGAAGAAGTTGAAAGCTATTCCTCTGAGCCAATGCGAGGATCAGGAAGTGAAGAGCTGGGGGGAGGCTACCGCCTGGAGAAGCAATCGAGAAGGGAAGAGGCGGATGTAGACCAAAAACTAGAGAGGCTGAGGGAGTAGCTCTTGGCAGAACTGGGGTCATGGGATAACAGCAGCCTCTTGCTCCTAATTGAAGACCTACAAGGGAATCTGAAGCctcacgcttggaacatccaggaCTTGAAGAAGTAGTTCCCGTAAAAGACATGTAATGTAAGCCCCTGTCCTTTGAGATATGAATAAAAATTGTTATTTCATTCTTTCTATTAGTATCCCTGAAGCAGGtatagaagacctcaatgaggtaggtgaccgatctCGGACAATGACCACCggtaccacaaaaccggctgaggagAAGAAAACCTCAATAAGGTAGGTTACCGATCTCGGACAATGACTATcggcaccataaaaccggctgaGGAGAAGAAGACCTCAGTGGGGTAAGTGATTAGTCTCGGACAATGACTATCGACACCACAAAATCGGTTGAGGAacagaagacctcagtgaggtaggtgatcgaTCTCGGATAATGACTGCTGGCACTACAAAGCCGGCTGAGGAAAAGAAgatctcagtgaggtaggtaacCGGTTTCAGATAATGACTGCGGGCGCCACAAAACTGGTTGAGGAAAAGAAGActttagtgaggtaggtgaccagtctCGGACAATGAtcgccggcaccacaaaaccgactgaggaaaagaagacctcagtgagataggtgaccggtctcggatAATGACTGCCGGCACTACAAAACCGACTAAGGAAAAGAAAATCTCAGTGAGATAGGTGACTGGTCTCGGACAAAGActgccggcaccacaaaactggctaAGGAAAAGAAGACTTTAGTGAGGTAGATGACCGATCTCGGACAATGACCGCCGGTACCGCAAAACCAGCTGAAGAGAAAAAGACTAACATAGAAAAAACAACATTAAACAAAGGCCATAAGGCTACAAAAGAAAAAACCAAGCAATAAACAGCCGAACTAAAATAGGACCTCAGCTTGAGTAAGACGTAGCAAATAGGAAAAAACCTGATCCTAAGAAAAGAGCTCGGAACACCTAGGAATGACGGATAAAAATCCAATTCCTATCTCACCTAAAGGATCAGAATGCAGAATCATGAATCATGAATCAT
Encoded proteins:
- the LOC110625515 gene encoding thaumatin-like protein 1, which gives rise to MDPFSCRSFLILSFVVLLTTSRGVIGASFTFVNKCDYTVWPGILANAGSPRLDSTGFELPKDSSLSFQAPTGWSGRFWARTGCTFDDSGSGSCLTGDCGSGQVECNGLGAAPPATLAEFTLGSGGQDFYDVSLVDGYNLPMVVEGSGGSGMCASTGCSTDLNRQCPAELRVGDGNACKSACEAFGSPEYCCSGAFNTPATCRPSVYSEMFKAACPRSYSYAYDDATSTFTCTGADYTVTFCPSSPSQKSSSYSTPMTAATTTPGGVSGSGLEYSGSSSDSGSASVYGSTTGSSSGSGEAMLADGSWLAGLAMGDSHKTASPTALKSALLAVFLLISLLCL